TCAGGCGGCGAGATCGATGGTGGCGTTCTTGATCCGCTTGCCGCTTGCCGCGTCGAACAGCAGGCTCTGGGCGATGGCGAAGCTGAGCTCTTCCTCGACGCGGAACCGAGCGGTGGCGCCCGGCTCCAGCGCCCGCAAGGTTCCGAGCGGTGTTGCCAGATGGTAGATGGTCTCGCGGCCATGGGGTTCGAGGTCGCTGACCCGCGCCCGGAGGCTGCCGTCGCCGAGCCTGACCGCCTCCGGGCGGATGCCGAGCACGACCTTGCCGGACGCCCCGTCGACACCCGCCAACGTCGCCTCGCCCAGGCGCAGGGCGCCGCGGTCGGCCTCGCCCTCGAGCAGATTGATCGTGGGCGAGCCGATGAAGCTCGCGACGAACAGGCTGTCGGGGGTGTGGTAGAGCGCATCGGCGGTGCCGATCTGCTCGATGCGGCCCTTGCTCATGCAGATGATGCGGTCGGCCATCGTCGTCGCCTCGACCTGGTCGTGGGTGACGAGGATCGTGGTGACGCCGACGCTGCGATGCAGGCGGCGGATCTCGCTGCGCATGGTCAAGCGGAGCGTCGCATCGAGATTCGACAAAGGCTCGTCCAGCAGCAGCAATTGCGGTTCCTTGACCAGAGCGCGGGCTAGGGCCACGCGCTGCTGCTGCCCGCCGGACATCTGCCCCGGGCGTCGGTCGAGCAGCTCCTCCACATGCACCAGGCGGGCGGCCGCCAGGACGCGCCGCTGCGCCTCGTCCTTCTCCACCTTCTTGAAGCGGAGCGGAAAGAGGATGTTGTCGCGGGCGGTCATGTGCGGGTAGAGCGCGTAGGATTGGAAGACGATGCCGACATTGCGGTCCCGCGCTTCCACCTCGTTGATGCGGGCACCGTCGAAGAGAATGTCGCCGGCGCTGGGGGCATAGATGCCCGCCAGCAGGTTCAAGGTGGTCGACTTGCCGCAGCCCGAGGGGCCGAGGATCGCCACGAACTCGCCGTTGGCGATGTCGAGGTCGAGGGGCTCGATCGCCGCCACCTCGCCCCAACGCTTGGCCACGCCTTTGAGCTCGATCCGCGCCATGGTCAGCCTTTGATTCCGCCGATGTTCATTTGCGTGAGGTAGCGCTGGGTGAAGGCGTAGAGGACGACGCTGGGCAGCACGTAGAAGACGCCGACGGCGGAGACCATCGCGTAGTCGACCCCCATCATGTCGTCCTGCATCCAGAAGAGGTAGAGGCTCATCGTCCAATTGGCCTTCTCGATGAGCAGCGTGCGCACGAACACGTATTCTTCCCAGCCGCGCAGGAAGGCGAACACTCCCACCGCGAGCATTCCGACCTTCACCTGCGGCAGGACGACCATCCAGAACGCTTGACGCCGCGAGGCGCCGTCGGTCATGGCGCTCATCTCGATGTCCCAGGGCACGGCATCGAAGAAACCCTTCATGACGAAGATGGCGAAGGGCAGCTCGAGCGCGGCCACGACCAGAACGACGCCGGTAATGGTGTCGAGCAAGCCCACCCAATAGAGCAGCAGGAAGATCGGGATCGTGAGGGTGAGGAGCGGGAAGGCTTGCAGGATCAGCAGGCCCTTCAGATAGGCCGCACGGTGCCGGAAGTCGTAGCGAGAGAGATAGTAGCCGGCGAGCGTGCTGGAGACGACGACCAGCGTCATCTGAATGAGGGCGAGCGCCAGCGAATTGAAGAACGCCGTCCACACGCTGGGGAACTTGGCGCCGACGCCGGCGGTGCCGGTGACCCGGTCGGCGATGTTGGCGCTCCACAGGAAGCGCCAGTTGTTGAGGTTGAGGTGAGGGACGGTGACCCAGCCCAGCGCCGCCAAGGTCGCCAGGCCGAGTGCCATCTCCAGCCGAAACCGCCGTTTCTCGTCGTCGATGCCGGCGCGCAGCATCGACCAGAGGAGGAGCGCGGGGAACACCACCGCAAGCGTGCGCCAGAGCACGATGGTATCGGCTCCGGCGCGGCCCGACAGCGACACCGTCACCAGCCAGAGATAGGGGATGACGATCGGCAGAGAGCCCAGGACCAGCACACAATAGAGCAGCACGACGGTCGCCCGCCGACGCAGGCGGCCGCGCTCGGCCAGCCGCTCCCACTCGCGGGCCGGCACGGGTGCGGGGATGGCGGCAGCCGCGCTGGTCATGACACCTCGATGCGCGGCTTCTGCAGGAGCGCGCGCATGTCGAAGAAGCGCCACAGCACGAGGGCCACGACGATCCCGGCGGCCACCAGGCCCAGCGCCAAGGCGGCACCATAGGCGTATTGCCCGTTGCCGAAGGCGCGGTTGTAGACGTAGAGGGCGTAGACCGTGGTGTCGTAGAACGGGCCGCCATCGGTGATGAGCCAGATGTATTCGAAGCTGACCAGGAGCGCCAAGGCCTGGTAGAGGGTGACGAAGCTGAGCTGCCAGCGGATCGCCGGCAGGGTCACGTGGCGGACGATGGCGAGACCGCCGGCGCCGTCGACCCGTGCGGCGTGGAACAGGTGCTCGGGGATCGAACGGATGGCGCTGGTGAAGATGATCATGCCGAAGGACGCGCCGACGAAGCCGTTGGCGAGAATGACCACCAGCATCGGCGCGTCGCTCTTGAGGTCGAGGCGCGGCATGCCGAGCCCGACCAAGATCTGATTGAGCAGCCCGTAATCCGTCGGCGCCACCACCCAGGTCCACAACAGCGCGTAGACGACCGAGGGACTCATGCGCGGCAGCAGCCACACGGCGCGGAAGAAGCCGCCGGCGCGCTCGGGCAAGGCGGCGGTGAGCAGCGCTAGGATCAGGCCGTAGGTCACGTTGAAGATCGCCAGCGTGCAAATCACGTAGGTCAGCGTCGTTCCCATGACGCTGAGGAGCCGGCGATCGCCGGTCACGCGCAGGACGTTCTCGGTGGTGAAGCCCGTAACCTTGAGATTGCGTCCCATATCGGTGAACGCCAAGCCGAGGTCGACGATGACCGGCCCGAGATAAAACAGCGCCAGCAGCAAGGTCGCCGGCCCGAGAAACAGCAGCCGGTCGATGCGCTGGCGCGACACAGCGCCGATTCTGTTGGGTTTCAGTGCCATGTGTTCGCTAGTGAGGCCAAAGACCCTCACCCGCCTCGCTATCGCTCGGCACCCTCTCCCGCATTGCGGGAGAGGGACGGGGTGAGGGTCTTATCCTTGATGCTACGCGCTAGATCCGCTCAGCCCACGATCTTGACGTCGTTCTTGAGCTGGTTGTTGATCTCGTCTTCCATGAAGTCGACCGCCTGCGCCGGGGTGAGCCGGCCGGTCTCCACCCCCTGGAGGGCCTTGAACAGGATGCCGTTGTAGCGGCCGAACTCGGGATGGTTCGGCATGAAGGTGGCGCGCGCCAGCATCGGCATCGCCGCTTGCAAATACCAGGCCTTGACATAGTCGGGCATGCCCGCCGCGCCATTCATGATCGCGGTGTGGGCCGAGCTCGAGGCATGCTGCACGTTGTAGAAGGGCAAGCTCGCATAGGCGACGAGCTGGGCAGCGAGTTGCGCCTTCGCCGACTTCGGGTTCACAACGTAGACGATCGGGTGCGAGAGATTCTTCGGCTCGCCGCCTTTGACCGCGGCCGGCGCGTGAATCCAGCCGATCTTCTTGAAGTACGCATCCTTGTCGTTGGGCCAGTTGGCGCCCTTGGCGTCGCCGAGTTGCCATTCGCCCACCGCCCACACGCCCTGGTGATAGATGAAGGTCTTCTCGGTCTTGAAGCCGCCCTGGATCTCATCCCAGTTCATCGCCGTGTTGTTCTTCGGCGTGACGCCATTGGCGGCGTTCCAGGCGAACCACTCCAGGCCCTTCTTGATCTCGGCCTTCGGGAACAGGAGCTTGCCCGAAGCGTCGTCCAGGAACTTGGCGCCGAAAGCAGCGAAGGTCATCAGGTAGTCCGGACCGGAATTCGGCCGGTGGATGATGCCGATCTGGGCCGCACCCTTGTCGACCACTTCCTTGGAGAGCTTGGACAAGTCCTCCATGGTGAACTCGCCCTTTTCGACCATCGCCGGGAGACCGTCGACGAAGCTCTCGGGCTTGCCGATCTTCCGCAGCATGTCCTTGTTGTAGAAGAACATGCGGATCTCGGAATCCTGCGGAATGGCGTGGATCTTCCCCTGGTACTTGGTCGAATTCCACAAGGCCGGAATGATGTCGGCGAAGGCCCACGGGTTGGCCTTCACGAATTCTTCCAGATTCATGGCATAGCCGGACTTGGCGAACTCGCCGACCCATTCATGGGCGGTGACGTAGACGTCCGGCCCCTGATTGACCGAGAACGCCTTCAGGATCTGGAGCGCATCGTCGTCATAACCGGTGGCCGGTCCTTCGAAGACGTCCACCTTGACCGTCTTGTCGCTTCCAGCCGCCTTGAGGGCGGCGTTGAGCGGGCCGGCGGCGGCGACGATGTTGGCGGTGCGCAGCGGCCCGGATTTGTCGGCGCGCGACCACAGCTTGACGACGACCTCTTCGGCC
This sequence is a window from Pseudomonadota bacterium. Protein-coding genes within it:
- a CDS encoding ABC transporter ATP-binding protein — encoded protein: MARIELKGVAKRWGEVAAIEPLDLDIANGEFVAILGPSGCGKSTTLNLLAGIYAPSAGDILFDGARINEVEARDRNVGIVFQSYALYPHMTARDNILFPLRFKKVEKDEAQRRVLAAARLVHVEELLDRRPGQMSGGQQQRVALARALVKEPQLLLLDEPLSNLDATLRLTMRSEIRRLHRSVGVTTILVTHDQVEATTMADRIICMSKGRIEQIGTADALYHTPDSLFVASFIGSPTINLLEGEADRGALRLGEATLAGVDGASGKVVLGIRPEAVRLGDGSLRARVSDLEPHGRETIYHLATPLGTLRALEPGATARFRVEEELSFAIAQSLLFDAASGKRIKNATIDLAA
- a CDS encoding carbohydrate ABC transporter permease; the encoded protein is MTSAAAAIPAPVPAREWERLAERGRLRRRATVVLLYCVLVLGSLPIVIPYLWLVTVSLSGRAGADTIVLWRTLAVVFPALLLWSMLRAGIDDEKRRFRLEMALGLATLAALGWVTVPHLNLNNWRFLWSANIADRVTGTAGVGAKFPSVWTAFFNSLALALIQMTLVVVSSTLAGYYLSRYDFRHRAAYLKGLLILQAFPLLTLTIPIFLLLYWVGLLDTITGVVLVVAALELPFAIFVMKGFFDAVPWDIEMSAMTDGASRRQAFWMVVLPQVKVGMLAVGVFAFLRGWEEYVFVRTLLIEKANWTMSLYLFWMQDDMMGVDYAMVSAVGVFYVLPSVVLYAFTQRYLTQMNIGGIKG
- a CDS encoding sugar ABC transporter permease, with the translated sequence MALKPNRIGAVSRQRIDRLLFLGPATLLLALFYLGPVIVDLGLAFTDMGRNLKVTGFTTENVLRVTGDRRLLSVMGTTLTYVICTLAIFNVTYGLILALLTAALPERAGGFFRAVWLLPRMSPSVVYALLWTWVVAPTDYGLLNQILVGLGMPRLDLKSDAPMLVVILANGFVGASFGMIIFTSAIRSIPEHLFHAARVDGAGGLAIVRHVTLPAIRWQLSFVTLYQALALLVSFEYIWLITDGGPFYDTTVYALYVYNRAFGNGQYAYGAALALGLVAAGIVVALVLWRFFDMRALLQKPRIEVS
- a CDS encoding sugar ABC transporter substrate-binding protein → MLRILAAALVAGGVALAQAPCAQAEEVVVKLWSRADKSGPLRTANIVAAAGPLNAALKAAGSDKTVKVDVFEGPATGYDDDALQILKAFSVNQGPDVYVTAHEWVGEFAKSGYAMNLEEFVKANPWAFADIIPALWNSTKYQGKIHAIPQDSEIRMFFYNKDMLRKIGKPESFVDGLPAMVEKGEFTMEDLSKLSKEVVDKGAAQIGIIHRPNSGPDYLMTFAAFGAKFLDDASGKLLFPKAEIKKGLEWFAWNAANGVTPKNNTAMNWDEIQGGFKTEKTFIYHQGVWAVGEWQLGDAKGANWPNDKDAYFKKIGWIHAPAAVKGGEPKNLSHPIVYVVNPKSAKAQLAAQLVAYASLPFYNVQHASSSAHTAIMNGAAGMPDYVKAWYLQAAMPMLARATFMPNHPEFGRYNGILFKALQGVETGRLTPAQAVDFMEDEINNQLKNDVKIVG